In the genome of Macellibacteroides fermentans, one region contains:
- a CDS encoding B12-binding domain-containing radical SAM protein, whose protein sequence is MKALLVTPPLTQLNTPYPATCHLLGFLHSRNHNAEQMDLGIELIGRLLTGTMLKRIFEAASQHSRLSKANRIILQQADFYIRTIDPVMRFLGGKDATLAQRFCELTFWPESKRLPSDEDLEWGFGLIGNYDRATHLCTLFLKDLCDFINSTIDPHFELIRYAESLCLRLPEFRPLQNELQKPHTLIDTLMLDIFSQRMALCKPDLVGFSVPFPGNLYSALRCAQWIRQNFPQVKIVMGGGYVNTELRSLTDPALFDFIDYLVFDDGELPLLRIMDGGELIRTLYRDDAGSIIRVNFDSKENIPFAESGTPSYEGLLQNNYINMIELTNPMHALWSNGKWNKLMLAHGCYWGKCAFCDGALDYVKRFDQAPVELIVDRMEAVIAQTGQTGFHFVDEAAPPALLRKLAEEIIRRKLIVSYWTNVRFEKSYTPELCYLLAQSGCIAISGGLEVASPRILKMINKGITVESASESMRNFTEAGIMTHAYLMYGFPTETARETIDSLEVVRNLFANGWIQSAFWHRYAMTIHSPSGICPESVGAKHVDQPLAPFANNEIPFTTSQEIDLDFYGKGLNLATYNYMQGAGYDIPVKKWFNSK, encoded by the coding sequence ATGAAAGCGCTTCTTGTAACTCCTCCGCTTACGCAATTAAATACTCCCTATCCTGCAACCTGTCATCTGTTAGGGTTCCTGCATTCAAGAAATCACAATGCGGAACAGATGGATCTTGGCATAGAACTTATCGGACGGCTGTTAACCGGAACAATGCTGAAACGGATATTCGAAGCGGCGTCTCAACATAGCCGGTTGTCTAAGGCGAATCGAATCATTTTGCAACAGGCCGATTTTTATATCCGGACCATCGACCCGGTGATGCGTTTTCTGGGAGGTAAGGATGCAACATTGGCACAACGGTTTTGCGAGCTTACATTCTGGCCGGAGAGTAAACGCTTACCATCGGATGAAGATCTGGAATGGGGATTTGGCTTAATAGGAAATTACGACAGGGCGACGCATCTTTGCACGCTATTTCTGAAGGATTTGTGTGACTTTATAAATTCGACCATCGACCCTCATTTTGAGTTAATCCGATATGCCGAATCGCTATGCCTGCGTTTACCCGAATTTAGACCCTTGCAAAACGAATTGCAGAAACCGCATACCTTGATTGATACGTTGATGTTGGATATCTTCTCTCAACGTATGGCTTTGTGTAAGCCTGATCTTGTGGGTTTCTCCGTTCCCTTTCCAGGGAATTTGTATAGTGCACTTCGTTGCGCCCAATGGATCCGGCAGAATTTTCCGCAGGTGAAGATTGTGATGGGGGGCGGTTATGTAAATACGGAGCTGAGAAGTCTGACAGATCCGGCTCTTTTTGATTTTATAGACTATCTTGTTTTTGACGACGGAGAATTGCCTTTGTTGCGGATTATGGATGGAGGCGAGTTGATCCGCACGCTGTATAGAGATGATGCGGGCTCGATTATAAGGGTGAACTTCGACAGTAAGGAGAATATTCCTTTTGCCGAATCGGGTACACCCAGCTACGAGGGGTTACTGCAGAATAATTATATCAATATGATTGAGCTTACCAATCCGATGCATGCTTTATGGAGCAATGGAAAATGGAATAAGCTGATGTTGGCCCACGGCTGCTATTGGGGTAAATGTGCATTTTGTGACGGGGCGCTGGATTACGTGAAACGTTTTGATCAGGCTCCGGTTGAGCTGATTGTAGACCGGATGGAGGCTGTGATTGCTCAAACAGGACAAACGGGTTTCCACTTCGTAGACGAGGCTGCACCTCCTGCTTTACTTCGTAAATTGGCTGAAGAGATTATTCGCAGGAAGTTAATCGTATCTTACTGGACCAACGTGCGATTCGAGAAATCTTATACTCCCGAACTCTGTTACTTACTGGCTCAATCGGGTTGCATAGCCATTTCAGGAGGTCTTGAGGTTGCTTCTCCGCGCATCCTCAAAATGATAAACAAAGGGATTACAGTGGAAAGTGCCAGCGAGAGTATGCGTAACTTTACCGAAGCCGGAATAATGACTCACGCGTATCTGATGTATGGATTCCCTACCGAAACGGCCCGTGAGACAATAGACTCCCTCGAGGTGGTGCGCAATCTGTTTGCCAACGGATGGATTCAATCGGCCTTCTGGCATCGATATGCGATGACAATCCACAGTCCCTCAGGAATCTGTCCGGAGAGCGTCGGGGCAAAGCATGTTGACCAGCCTTTAGCCCCATTTGCCAACAACGAGATCCCTTTCACCACATCTCAGGAAATCGATCTGGATTTTTATGGAAAGGGACTGAATCTGGCTACCTATAATTATATGCAAGGGGCCGGTTACGATATTCCCGTCAAAAAGTGGTTTAACAGTAAATAG
- a CDS encoding ROK family protein, whose protein sequence is MEKPYVVGIDIGGTNSVFGVVDARGTILYSGSIKTGKYADVNDYVAELAKGLEMVINQAGGHDKIKGVGVGAPNGNYFNGCIEFAPNLPWKGKIPLAQLISEKLGGIPVALTNDANAAAIGEMTYGVARGMKDFIVITLGTGVGSGIVINGNLVYGHDGFAGELGHVIMRRNNGRMCGCGRQGCLEAYTSATGVARTAREYLEIRKDESVLREIDPDELTSKDVYDAAMKNDKLAIEIFETTGAMLGEAFADFVAFSSPEAIILFGGLTKAGDLIMNPIKRSMDKNMLKVFEGKTKLLFSQLKESDAAVLGASALGWEVKEY, encoded by the coding sequence ATGGAAAAACCTTATGTGGTAGGTATAGATATTGGTGGAACCAATTCTGTGTTTGGCGTTGTGGATGCAAGAGGTACAATCTTGTACAGTGGTTCAATTAAAACAGGTAAGTATGCCGATGTAAACGATTACGTGGCAGAACTTGCTAAGGGCCTTGAAATGGTTATCAACCAGGCTGGCGGTCACGATAAGATCAAAGGTGTTGGTGTTGGTGCTCCCAACGGTAACTATTTTAACGGTTGTATTGAGTTTGCACCAAATCTTCCCTGGAAGGGTAAAATTCCATTGGCTCAGTTGATCAGCGAAAAGCTTGGTGGAATTCCTGTGGCTCTTACTAACGATGCGAATGCAGCGGCAATTGGCGAGATGACTTACGGTGTTGCACGTGGTATGAAAGATTTCATTGTGATTACACTCGGAACAGGAGTGGGCAGTGGTATCGTAATCAACGGTAACCTGGTTTATGGTCACGACGGTTTTGCCGGCGAACTTGGTCACGTTATTATGCGTCGTAACAATGGCAGAATGTGTGGTTGTGGCAGACAGGGATGTCTTGAAGCCTATACTTCGGCTACAGGTGTTGCACGTACTGCACGCGAATACCTCGAGATTCGCAAGGACGAAAGTGTATTGCGTGAAATTGATCCGGACGAACTGACTTCAAAGGATGTTTATGATGCAGCCATGAAGAATGACAAGCTGGCAATTGAGATTTTTGAGACTACAGGAGCTATGTTGGGAGAGGCATTTGCCGATTTCGTGGCATTCTCAAGTCCTGAAGCTATTATTCTTTTCGGTGGTCTTACCAAAGCAGGCGATCTGATCATGAATCCGATCAAACGTTCGATGGATAAGAACATGCTGAAAGTTTTTGAAGGCAAGACAAAATTATTATTCTCTCAGCTAAAAGAAAGTGATGCTGCCGTATTAGGTGCCAGCGCACTGGGTTGGGAAGTGAAAGAATATTGA
- a CDS encoding ABC transporter ATP-binding protein, whose protein sequence is MIHLDGINKTYHNGAPLHVLKGIDLDIDKGEMVSIMGASGSGKSTLLNILGILDTYDTGKYMLNNQLIQNLSETRAAELRNQMIGFIFQSFNLISFKNAMENVALPLYYQGMKRKKRNALAMEYLDMVGLRDWADHMPNEMSGGQKQRVAIARALIAKPQIILADEPTGALDSHTTLEVMDLLRNVNQEGMTMIIVTHEQSVADVTKKIIRLRDGQIESIENGKGHV, encoded by the coding sequence ATGATTCATCTTGACGGAATTAACAAAACGTATCATAACGGTGCACCTTTACATGTATTAAAAGGGATTGACCTTGACATCGATAAGGGAGAAATGGTCTCTATTATGGGGGCTTCCGGATCGGGCAAGTCTACCCTTCTTAATATATTGGGAATATTAGACACCTACGATACGGGCAAATACATGCTGAACAATCAGCTGATCCAGAATTTAAGTGAAACTCGTGCAGCCGAGCTTCGTAATCAGATGATTGGATTCATCTTTCAATCTTTCAACCTCATATCATTTAAAAATGCCATGGAGAATGTAGCGCTACCCCTTTATTACCAAGGTATGAAAAGAAAAAAAAGGAATGCGCTGGCAATGGAATACCTCGACATGGTAGGCTTACGCGACTGGGCAGATCATATGCCGAACGAGATGTCCGGTGGACAAAAGCAGCGTGTTGCCATAGCCCGTGCGCTCATTGCCAAACCACAGATTATTTTGGCTGATGAGCCTACCGGTGCGCTGGACAGTCACACTACACTCGAAGTAATGGATCTGCTTCGCAATGTAAACCAGGAAGGAATGACCATGATTATTGTTACCCACGAACAATCGGTAGCCGATGTAACTAAAAAAATCATTCGTTTGCGCGACGGACAGATTGAATCCATAGAAAACGGAAAAGGCCATGTTTGA